A genomic segment from Thermococcus sp. encodes:
- a CDS encoding HD domain-containing protein encodes MDGKIIHDGIHGSMKLTGLILDLVKTPEFQRLRNIRQLGLAYLVYPGANHSRFEHSLGAWNIAKRLSQEVGLSEDENMLLQVGALLHDIGHGPFSHTFESIYKHYVKEHDHMRLGQDIILGRTNITESENGGRIPEIIEGYGYDFTPEDVANLILGKAKKTYLGQMLHGDVDVDQLDYLIRDAHYTGVAHGIIDLERLLKVLRIHNGELVVDEKGIEAVEGMMVARSLMYSRVYFHHTVKIAEGMLTRALEFALEEGHLWDFWRMIDCRVLVELEDLEGLPAEMVRRVKYRELYKAAVLASANELSTEEKRELLTAYRNVKRRQEIERALADAVEASEGEVILEFSIADLMLSEPRLKSAEINVLLENGKIQPLTKVTPLTNALKRRQTPRWAVLIASPAEYAPKLKEVWKKVMFS; translated from the coding sequence ATGGACGGAAAAATTATTCATGATGGGATTCACGGGAGTATGAAGCTAACCGGCCTCATCCTCGACCTCGTCAAAACACCCGAGTTCCAAAGGCTCAGGAATATACGACAGCTCGGCCTGGCGTATCTCGTCTACCCCGGCGCGAACCACAGCCGCTTTGAGCACTCCCTTGGCGCGTGGAACATCGCCAAGAGGCTCTCCCAGGAGGTTGGTCTCAGTGAGGACGAGAACATGCTCCTCCAGGTGGGGGCGCTCCTCCACGACATCGGCCACGGGCCGTTCAGTCACACCTTCGAGAGCATATACAAGCATTATGTCAAGGAGCACGATCACATGCGCCTTGGACAGGATATCATACTCGGAAGGACGAACATAACCGAGAGCGAGAACGGCGGCAGGATTCCAGAGATAATCGAGGGCTACGGCTATGACTTCACGCCGGAGGATGTGGCAAACCTCATCCTCGGGAAGGCAAAAAAGACCTACCTCGGCCAGATGCTCCACGGGGATGTGGATGTAGACCAGCTCGACTACCTGATACGGGACGCCCACTACACGGGAGTCGCCCACGGCATAATCGACCTTGAGAGGCTTTTAAAGGTGCTCCGAATCCACAATGGGGAGTTAGTGGTCGATGAGAAGGGCATTGAAGCCGTTGAGGGGATGATGGTGGCGCGCTCTCTGATGTACTCGCGCGTCTACTTCCACCACACGGTTAAGATAGCGGAAGGGATGCTGACGAGGGCTCTGGAATTCGCCCTCGAAGAGGGTCACCTCTGGGACTTCTGGAGGATGATAGACTGCCGTGTGTTGGTTGAGCTTGAGGACCTTGAGGGTCTCCCGGCGGAGATGGTCAGGCGTGTGAAGTACCGCGAACTCTACAAGGCGGCCGTTCTGGCGAGCGCCAACGAGCTGAGCACGGAGGAGAAGAGGGAGCTTTTGACGGCCTACCGGAACGTTAAGAGAAGACAGGAGATAGAGCGCGCCTTAGCCGATGCAGTTGAAGCCAGTGAGGGGGAGGTCATCCTCGAGTTCAGCATAGCAGATCTAATGCTCAGTGAGCCAAGGCTTAAATCGGCTGAGATAAATGTTCTCCTAGAGAACGGCAAGATTCAACCGCTCACAAAGGTCACTCCACTGACCAACGCCCTCAAGAGGCGCCAAACCCCGCGCTGGGCGGTGCTGATAGCTTCACCTGCTGAATATGCTCCAAAGCTCAAGGAAGTCTGGAAGAAGGTGATGTTCTCTTAG
- a CDS encoding transcriptional regulator produces the protein MDRERLIKTVEAVLKGTGYKTARMEFRGSCFDLVASRLFMLLFIKVATNIDTVTEDQAEDLKRLAQFFNASPIIVGVKTKNAGLEEGVVYERFGIYALRPETLYDILAENELPAIFAERGGFYVRVNGQLLRRLREERGYSINELAQLLGVSRKSLINYERGEQAVSLEVAVRLEELFDEPLAEPIDVLHSLVEANLNVNPETPLEKEILDRLKRLGLGVVKVNKAPFNAVSKEDEFRILTGIDERKTRSTVKRAEMVAEVGRIINSDGVFILERTRKEVVSEVPLIPKESLEEVRDADELIDLIEELKREIKRQLFG, from the coding sequence ATGGACAGGGAGAGGCTTATAAAAACCGTCGAGGCCGTGCTGAAGGGTACTGGCTACAAAACCGCGCGGATGGAGTTCCGTGGCTCGTGCTTTGACTTAGTTGCGAGCAGGTTATTCATGCTGCTGTTCATTAAAGTTGCCACCAACATCGACACCGTAACCGAAGATCAAGCCGAGGATTTAAAACGCCTTGCCCAGTTTTTCAACGCTTCTCCCATCATAGTTGGTGTGAAAACGAAAAACGCGGGGCTTGAGGAGGGTGTGGTTTACGAGCGCTTTGGGATCTACGCGTTGAGGCCTGAAACACTCTACGACATCCTCGCCGAGAACGAACTGCCGGCCATCTTCGCCGAGCGCGGTGGCTTCTATGTGAGGGTTAACGGCCAACTCCTAAGACGCCTCCGTGAGGAGAGGGGTTATTCGATAAACGAGCTGGCCCAGTTACTAGGGGTCTCACGGAAGAGCTTGATAAACTATGAACGTGGTGAGCAGGCGGTTTCCCTAGAGGTCGCGGTAAGGCTTGAGGAACTCTTCGATGAGCCGTTGGCTGAGCCTATTGACGTTCTCCACTCCCTGGTGGAGGCCAACCTCAACGTCAACCCTGAGACGCCCCTTGAGAAGGAAATCCTCGACCGACTGAAGAGGCTTGGTCTCGGTGTCGTTAAGGTGAATAAAGCACCGTTCAACGCCGTTTCAAAGGAGGATGAGTTTAGAATTCTAACCGGCATAGACGAGCGCAAGACCCGCTCCACGGTGAAGAGGGCAGAGATGGTGGCTGAAGTGGGGAGGATAATAAACTCCGATGGAGTCTTTATACTTGAGAGGACAAGGAAGGAGGTTGTCAGTGAGGTGCCGCTCATCCCAAAGGAGAGCCTTGAAGAGGTAAGGGACGCCGACGAGCTAATAGACCTTATAGAAGAACTGAAAAGAGAGATAAAAAGACAGCTCTTCGGTTGA
- a CDS encoding GNAT family N-acetyltransferase yields MRPIVLKGKLVSLGVPLRDDLHKAWLWYNDRDVRRYLLEPAEVFFYEDELEWYETLRKEKKHEKVFAIVENSSRSLVGFIGLYRIEQGDGHAELGYFLAREYWGYGYASEAVKMVLQYAFEWLNLRKVYARVYAPNKASQRVLEKNGFELAGRLRKHHYIPEEGFVDELIFERFRAVDF; encoded by the coding sequence ATGAGGCCAATAGTTCTCAAGGGCAAGCTGGTTTCGCTTGGTGTTCCACTCAGGGACGACCTTCACAAGGCGTGGCTCTGGTACAACGACCGTGACGTGAGGAGATACCTGTTAGAACCCGCCGAGGTCTTCTTCTACGAGGACGAGCTTGAGTGGTACGAGACCCTGCGCAAGGAGAAAAAGCATGAAAAGGTTTTCGCCATTGTGGAGAACTCATCCCGATCGCTCGTTGGCTTCATTGGGCTTTACAGGATAGAACAGGGGGACGGTCATGCGGAGCTCGGCTATTTCCTTGCTAGAGAGTACTGGGGCTACGGCTACGCAAGTGAGGCGGTGAAAATGGTTCTTCAGTACGCCTTTGAGTGGCTCAATCTCAGGAAGGTCTACGCCAGGGTTTACGCCCCTAACAAGGCCTCCCAGCGAGTTCTCGAGAAGAACGGCTTCGAACTCGCGGGGAGATTGAGAAAACACCACTACATACCGGAAGAAGGCTTCGTTGATGAGCTGATCTTTGAGAGGTTCAGGGCGGTTGATTTTTAA
- the tiaS gene encoding tRNA(Ile2) 2-agmatinylcytidine synthetase TiaS — translation MFIHIGIDDTDSPNGMCTTYLGALLYRELSRIAEPLDLPRLIRLNPNIPYKTRGNGAVAMSFGADETVIPQIKDTVLFYVSQLADLEHENTNPGVVFLEGKIPNELREFSLKALGEHVTIREAERTAREVGAEYFKFKLGRGIIGSLAAIGYPLERFTYELLAYREPENWGTPRRVKEESVFLADKWTYPFSHDNVDPHKRIVLITPHGKDPVLAGIRGIDHGRVLQVFERVEFEEPVAFYQLYKTNQNTDDHLTPKKIGELRLYDSAVVRGKVAGPYWEHGRHVFFELEDETGRIRVAAFEPTKKFRNYVRKLLPGDEIIAAGGVKEHGGVLTLNLEKFYPVKLVPKVEYRKPKCPKCGGTMKSKGDYLKCKRCGYKMPRKLVPVKVPRDLEKKIYEVPPDARKHLSRPLVLPGGEEKILELL, via the coding sequence ATGTTCATCCACATCGGAATCGATGACACCGACTCACCCAACGGCATGTGTACCACTTACCTAGGGGCACTTCTCTACCGCGAGCTTTCACGGATCGCAGAGCCTCTCGACCTGCCGAGGTTAATAAGGCTCAACCCAAACATTCCTTACAAAACACGCGGCAACGGCGCAGTAGCGATGAGCTTCGGGGCGGATGAAACGGTGATCCCCCAAATTAAGGACACCGTCCTCTTCTACGTGAGCCAGCTTGCTGACTTAGAGCACGAGAACACCAACCCGGGAGTGGTTTTCCTCGAGGGAAAGATCCCGAATGAGCTGAGGGAGTTCTCACTGAAGGCTTTGGGGGAGCACGTTACGATTAGGGAAGCGGAGAGAACCGCTAGGGAGGTCGGGGCCGAGTACTTCAAGTTCAAGCTTGGCCGCGGGATTATCGGTTCCCTCGCGGCCATCGGCTACCCCCTGGAGAGGTTCACCTACGAGCTTCTGGCTTATCGCGAGCCTGAGAACTGGGGGACGCCGAGAAGGGTTAAAGAAGAGAGCGTCTTTCTGGCGGATAAATGGACTTATCCATTCAGCCACGACAACGTTGACCCTCACAAGCGAATCGTTCTCATAACACCGCACGGCAAAGACCCCGTTCTCGCTGGAATAAGGGGGATTGACCACGGCAGGGTTCTCCAAGTCTTTGAGCGCGTTGAGTTCGAAGAGCCGGTCGCGTTCTACCAGCTCTACAAGACCAACCAGAACACCGACGATCACCTTACTCCAAAGAAAATTGGCGAGCTGAGGCTCTACGACAGCGCGGTAGTGAGGGGAAAGGTTGCCGGCCCTTATTGGGAGCACGGAAGGCATGTCTTCTTCGAGCTGGAGGACGAGACGGGGCGGATTCGCGTTGCAGCCTTTGAGCCGACCAAGAAGTTCCGCAACTATGTGAGAAAACTCCTGCCAGGGGATGAGATCATAGCGGCCGGTGGTGTCAAGGAGCACGGGGGTGTCCTCACGCTCAACCTGGAGAAGTTCTATCCGGTTAAGCTCGTCCCGAAGGTTGAATATCGGAAGCCGAAGTGCCCGAAGTGTGGAGGAACGATGAAGAGCAAGGGCGACTACCTCAAGTGCAAGCGCTGTGGCTACAAGATGCCGAGGAAGCTGGTTCCGGTCAAGGTGCCTCGTGACTTGGAGAAGAAAATCTACGAGGTCCCGCCAGACGCGAGGAAGCACCTGTCGAGGCCGCTTGTTCTACCGGGCGGGGAGGAGAAGATTTTAGAGCTTTTGTGA
- a CDS encoding deoxyhypusine synthase has translation MTEPKDIVLKESEGVEGTPIEGPWLDEVSSLEEVLDYYERIGFQATHLGRAIDIWRKIEKKRADGKEVRVFLGYTSNIISSGLRELIAWLVKESKVDVIVTTAGGIEEDFIKALKPFILGDWKVNDVEMREKGINRIGNIFVPNDRYIEFEKYMIPFFERVLEMEKEHKKPLTASEFIHEMGRYLDEKLGREKERSIIYWAYKRNVPIFCPAITDGSIGDMLYFFKEERRDRELIIDIANDIVKLNNLAVTAKETASIILGGSLPKHAIINANLFRGGTDYAIYVTTAIPWDGSLSGAPPSEGISWGKIRAKADYVEIWADATLVFPLMVWNVMK, from the coding sequence ATGACCGAGCCAAAAGACATCGTCCTTAAGGAGAGTGAGGGGGTTGAAGGGACCCCTATAGAGGGCCCTTGGCTTGACGAAGTTTCCAGCCTTGAAGAGGTTTTGGATTATTACGAGCGTATAGGTTTCCAGGCGACCCACCTCGGAAGGGCCATCGACATTTGGAGGAAGATCGAGAAGAAGCGTGCAGATGGAAAAGAAGTCCGTGTCTTCCTTGGATACACCTCGAACATAATCTCCTCCGGCCTGCGCGAGCTGATCGCATGGCTCGTGAAGGAGAGTAAAGTTGACGTCATAGTAACGACGGCTGGAGGCATCGAGGAGGACTTCATAAAAGCCCTCAAGCCCTTCATCCTCGGTGACTGGAAGGTGAATGACGTCGAGATGCGCGAGAAGGGCATCAACAGGATAGGCAACATCTTCGTGCCCAACGACCGTTACATCGAGTTCGAGAAGTACATGATACCCTTCTTCGAGCGGGTTCTTGAGATGGAAAAGGAGCACAAAAAGCCGCTCACGGCCAGCGAGTTCATCCATGAGATGGGCCGTTACCTGGACGAGAAACTTGGGAGGGAGAAGGAGCGGAGCATAATCTACTGGGCCTACAAGAGGAACGTGCCAATATTCTGCCCGGCTATAACAGACGGCTCCATTGGGGATATGCTCTACTTCTTCAAGGAAGAGAGGAGAGACAGAGAACTTATCATAGACATCGCCAACGACATAGTGAAGCTCAACAACTTAGCGGTTACCGCCAAAGAGACCGCATCAATAATCTTAGGTGGCTCACTTCCAAAGCACGCGATAATCAACGCCAACCTCTTCCGCGGCGGCACAGATTACGCGATTTACGTTACCACCGCTATTCCCTGGGACGGCTCACTGAGCGGTGCTCCTCCGAGCGAAGGGATAAGCTGGGGAAAGATAAGAGCCAAGGCGGACTACGTGGAGATATGGGCAGATGCCACGCTCGTCTTCCCACTGATGGTTTGGAATGTGATGAAATAA
- a CDS encoding OsmC family protein — translation MKQIDFQVAAELLSATSEWIGDGRTKTTIGKREIEVDNPLSVPPMGAPENVTWPEQLLPAALAACFITTMTSISERLRVHPKSIRVTVKPLLARDSDGGFKFEKMLITIELSLPKEEAAKAGRLVDLTHSYCLISKVMKGNVEEVIETKVHEI, via the coding sequence ATGAAGCAAATAGACTTTCAGGTTGCGGCTGAACTCCTCTCAGCCACTTCCGAGTGGATTGGCGATGGAAGGACGAAGACGACGATAGGTAAAAGGGAGATCGAGGTTGACAACCCTCTCTCAGTCCCGCCGATGGGGGCGCCAGAAAACGTGACCTGGCCCGAGCAGTTGCTCCCCGCTGCGTTGGCCGCGTGCTTCATAACCACCATGACCAGTATAAGTGAAAGGCTCAGAGTGCATCCAAAGAGCATAAGGGTTACGGTGAAGCCCCTCCTTGCCAGGGACAGCGATGGGGGCTTTAAGTTTGAGAAGATGCTAATCACGATCGAGCTTTCGCTCCCCAAGGAGGAAGCGGCCAAGGCAGGGAGGCTCGTCGATCTCACCCACAGTTACTGCCTTATTAGCAAGGTCATGAAGGGCAACGTTGAGGAGGTTATTGAAACTAAGGTGCACGAGATTTGA
- a CDS encoding FAD-dependent oxidoreductase: MRFYICRKKSKPKPFRIAVIGAGPAGLTAAGYLACRRYEVHVYEKMPEGGGMVAFAIPEARIPISSVREGVRDLERLGVHFHFRTKVVYDSLRELGDEWVEHFVSLERLLGEFDALLITTGAWRPRKLKIPDAELPGVYDALTLLHHIKMARIGYYPWERIPDLKGKHVVVIGAGYTAVDVAIEAGLLGAEKITMVYRRSLEHSYAKAEIKKLIAEGVEFIEMASPVRVLGAERIQGVKFAKTRIEEGSVVTTDERFVMDADVVAYAIGQLPTNPIREVVCANEGILKGAGIFFAGDVVAPRNIGTAMREGRARAREIEEWLLKKAPGKVLSVPVTARLTGSVMGEKC; this comes from the coding sequence GTGAGGTTCTACATCTGTAGAAAAAAGTCCAAACCGAAGCCTTTCAGGATAGCGGTTATCGGTGCTGGACCTGCCGGCCTCACCGCCGCTGGTTACCTCGCCTGCCGGAGATACGAGGTTCATGTTTACGAGAAAATGCCAGAAGGGGGTGGGATGGTCGCCTTTGCCATCCCAGAGGCTAGGATACCAATAAGTTCCGTTAGGGAAGGAGTGAGGGACCTTGAAAGGCTCGGCGTTCACTTCCACTTCAGGACGAAGGTCGTCTATGACTCACTGAGGGAACTCGGCGATGAGTGGGTAGAGCACTTCGTCTCACTTGAGAGGCTTTTGGGAGAGTTCGATGCACTCCTCATAACGACAGGAGCGTGGAGGCCAAGGAAGCTGAAAATACCCGATGCAGAACTGCCAGGTGTCTACGATGCCCTAACGCTCTTACACCACATAAAAATGGCGAGGATAGGTTACTACCCTTGGGAGAGGATTCCGGACCTCAAGGGGAAGCACGTCGTGGTAATCGGAGCCGGCTACACTGCGGTTGACGTCGCCATTGAAGCGGGACTCCTCGGGGCTGAGAAGATAACAATGGTCTACCGCCGCTCCCTTGAGCACAGCTACGCGAAGGCTGAGATTAAAAAGCTGATTGCCGAGGGTGTCGAGTTCATCGAGATGGCTTCCCCGGTGAGGGTGTTAGGGGCTGAAAGGATCCAAGGCGTCAAGTTCGCGAAGACGAGAATAGAGGAGGGAAGCGTCGTAACCACCGACGAGCGGTTTGTAATGGATGCAGACGTCGTTGCCTACGCCATCGGCCAGCTCCCTACGAATCCGATCAGGGAGGTTGTCTGTGCCAACGAGGGAATTCTGAAGGGAGCTGGGATTTTCTTTGCCGGCGATGTGGTTGCACCGCGGAACATCGGAACGGCGATGAGGGAGGGTAGGGCGAGGGCCAGGGAGATAGAGGAGTGGCTCCTGAAAAAAGCTCCAGGAAAAGTCCTTTCGGTTCCGGTTACGGCCAGGCTGACGGGTTCAGTCATGGGTGAAAAGTGTTAG
- a CDS encoding SDR family oxidoreductase, which translates to MSVRIDLNGLGVIITASSRGIGFNVARELLRRNARVVISSHNPDNLKKAREELSEFGEVHAVPANLFRQEDIEKLVKVAWELLDGVNALVWNAPNVPCEPCLLHEAGYLNWIEASALHTVAPGYLTTLLVQTWLEKKMTGRFVYLNSISIKEPMPPLVLADITRAGLVQLAKSVSRTYGKHGIRAYSVLLGSFDTPGARENLMAVAEERGEPFADTWEREVLSRTPLHRTGRWSELGSLVAFLLSDEAEYMLGSTVVIDGAMTRGIFL; encoded by the coding sequence ATGAGCGTTAGAATCGACCTTAACGGCCTTGGGGTTATCATCACAGCATCCTCAAGAGGAATAGGTTTCAACGTCGCAAGGGAGCTTTTGAGAAGAAACGCAAGGGTTGTTATAAGCTCCCATAATCCCGATAATCTCAAAAAGGCCAGAGAAGAGCTGTCTGAATTCGGGGAGGTTCACGCGGTTCCGGCGAACCTGTTCAGACAGGAGGATATTGAGAAGCTCGTCAAAGTGGCCTGGGAACTCCTAGACGGTGTCAACGCCCTCGTCTGGAACGCTCCTAACGTGCCCTGCGAGCCCTGTCTCCTCCACGAGGCGGGCTACCTTAACTGGATTGAAGCCTCCGCCCTTCACACTGTTGCTCCAGGCTATCTAACGACGCTCCTCGTCCAGACGTGGCTTGAGAAGAAGATGACGGGCAGGTTCGTCTACCTCAACTCGATCTCAATAAAGGAACCGATGCCCCCCCTTGTCTTGGCAGACATTACAAGGGCTGGGCTGGTTCAGCTGGCGAAGAGCGTCTCAAGAACCTATGGGAAGCATGGGATAAGGGCATACTCGGTTCTCCTCGGTAGCTTTGACACGCCGGGCGCGAGAGAGAACCTAATGGCGGTTGCAGAAGAGAGGGGAGAACCCTTCGCGGATACCTGGGAGAGGGAAGTGCTTTCCAGAACGCCGCTCCACAGGACCGGGAGATGGAGCGAACTCGGCTCGCTCGTGGCCTTCCTCCTCAGCGACGAGGCAGAGTACATGCTCGGCTCAACCGTGGTTATCGACGGGGCGATGACGAGGGGTATTTTCCTTTGA